One Stratiformator vulcanicus genomic window, ATTCGAAAGAGGCGACGTTCGGCACCATGTCGCCGCGACATCGTATCCTCTGCCGACGGATTCGACACCCGATCGCCAAGTTCAGGCTTCGCCGGACACGCTCTGGCGATGACCGCCGTGCCTGACCTGCCTATTCCCAATTGTCGAGATCGGAATCTTCAACGGCGTCGTCCGCGCCGCCGGCATCGGCGACGATCTTCTGAAACTCTTCGCTGAACTCGGCGATCGCCTTGACGATTCGGACGCCGTCGTCGCCGGGCTGCTGCGACAAATCCACAACCTCAACCGTTCCCTCAAGCGACCGTGCCTCGACGGTCGGCGAGTTGAACGCTTCGCCGTTGGAGCGAAGCACGCGTGCTTCGCGACCGTCACTTAATTTGACATAGGAACCGAGCGGAAAGAGCGAAACCGTCCTCAATAGGGCACGAACCGCGGAGGGGTCGAACAATCCGGCTCGCGTATCCTGAAGGATTTTTTCGACGGCCTTGTAAGGCAACATCGCGGGACGGTGCGGTCGTGGCGACGCCAGCGCCACGTAGACATCGGCGACGGCGGCCACTTTGGAGAGAAAATGGATCTGCGTTGCGTCTCGCCCGCGCGGATAACCGCTGCCGTCACATCGTTCATGGATTTGGTACGCGATGAAGGCGGAGCGATTCGAAACGGCCCGCATATCCTTCATCATGTCAAAGACGACGACGGGGTGCTTCGTAATTTCAAGAAACTCGATATCGTTGAGGTGACGCGAAGACGAAAAGCCCTTTGTATTGATTTTCATCATCCCGGCGTCATGAATCAGACAGCCGAGTGAGAGTTCGCGAAGCGTCTGCTCGTCGAGCCCCAACTTGGTACCAATCGCGATTGCCAACATGCCGACATGCACGCTGTGTCTGGCGGGATACTTGCCCGATTCCGGGTTGATGCCCAGACAGGCAAATAGATCGGAATCGCCCATCAAGTCGCTCATGGCGCTATCGGCGATCTCCGAGAGTCCCTGAACGTCAAGCCCTTCACCGGAGGCGAGGGAATTGTAGATATCGGTGACGTGGTCGGCGGACTGATTCGCGTTGGCGTTAAACTGGTCGAACTGCTCCGCGTCGTAGCCGCTCGCTCCATGCTCGACGAGCGCTGCGGCGAAGGGGTCTCCTTGCGGAGGAAGCCCGAGCGCTCCGGCGGTCGACATCTCAACGTCGAGCGCCTGGGTCATCACGTTCTGAGCGTCGGTCACGACACCGCTGCGATTCGGCGCCGATTGGCGGGCAGCCCCAGGCTTGGGAATCTGATTGGTGCGCTGAACGCTCGGCGAGGCCAGCCGACTCAGTTCGGACTTGTGGACCTTAACGTTCGCAATGTTCCTGGCCTGCAATTTGGCGAGGAATTGATCGTTGATTATTTGCCCTTCGGCGAGCAGCAGCACGTCGCGTTCGTCAAATATCGGAGCGCGTAGCCGAGTTCCGCGACGAAGCGTGGCGGCCTCGATCGAGCGAAACTCTTCGGCTGACTGGTCAGCTCCTGACGTCGGCGATGGCGAGTCCAATTTCGGCGGTCGGACTAGAGAACTGTGGACGAAAAGCCGGGGCCTGCTCTCTAATTTTCGTCACTGAATTGCCTCGCCTCCCAAGTCCTTTCAGGTATTCCCCGCACTTTTAATTCCCGCACACCGGCAGGTAGGGAACGAACCGGTTACACTGGCAACGCGTAGGGAGAGTTCCCGATGTACTTCATTTTCACAAAGATTGCCTCATTGCACCGATGTCATGCCGCTAGATGTCGGCATTGGCGCTACTTTTGATCTTGGACGTTATCTTTCATGGCCGCGGCATCTTCAGCTCTGATCGCAGCGGATGTCGGAAATACCCGCGTCAAACTCGGGTACTTTGACGGAACACTCGACGCTTCTGGCCTCCCGGTCTGCGGCAGTCGGTTTGCGATCTCGGTCAATGCGTGTGCTGATCTTGGTCCGGTCAAACGTTGGCTCGACGAGACGGGAGCGGGTTCGGAACCGCGAGTCGTGGTTTCCGACGTGAATCCCGCGGTGACGCGTGACTTAACGCGGGCTTGGAAAGAACAACTCGGGACCAAGCCGGAACAGATCCGCCGACCCGACCCGCAAATTCTTGAGAACCGGACCGATCACCCCGCCCGCACCGGCCCCGATCGCCTGTTCAACGCGGTTGCCGCGAACGTGCTTCGACCGAAGGCCAAGCCCGCCATCATCATCGATGCCGGGACGGCGACGACGATCGATTTGGTCGCCGCGGACGGCGCCTTCGAAGGTGGGGCCATCCTTCCCGGCTTTGCACTCTCAGCACAGGCGCTCCAATCGTACACCGCGCTGCTGCCTCTGGTGGCTTCGGATGATGTGACTGACTCCCGGCCGAATCCGCTGGGTAGAAACACGCGCGATGCAATCCGCAGCGGTCTGTACTGGGGAGGTGTGGGTGCGGTCATCGAACTGGTT contains:
- a CDS encoding HD-GYP domain-containing protein, with product MDSPSPTSGADQSAEEFRSIEAATLRRGTRLRAPIFDERDVLLLAEGQIINDQFLAKLQARNIANVKVHKSELSRLASPSVQRTNQIPKPGAARQSAPNRSGVVTDAQNVMTQALDVEMSTAGALGLPPQGDPFAAALVEHGASGYDAEQFDQFNANANQSADHVTDIYNSLASGEGLDVQGLSEIADSAMSDLMGDSDLFACLGINPESGKYPARHSVHVGMLAIAIGTKLGLDEQTLRELSLGCLIHDAGMMKINTKGFSSSRHLNDIEFLEITKHPVVVFDMMKDMRAVSNRSAFIAYQIHERCDGSGYPRGRDATQIHFLSKVAAVADVYVALASPRPHRPAMLPYKAVEKILQDTRAGLFDPSAVRALLRTVSLFPLGSYVKLSDGREARVLRSNGEAFNSPTVEARSLEGTVEVVDLSQQPGDDGVRIVKAIAEFSEEFQKIVADAGGADDAVEDSDLDNWE
- a CDS encoding type III pantothenate kinase, which encodes MAAASSALIAADVGNTRVKLGYFDGTLDASGLPVCGSRFAISVNACADLGPVKRWLDETGAGSEPRVVVSDVNPAVTRDLTRAWKEQLGTKPEQIRRPDPQILENRTDHPARTGPDRLFNAVAANVLRPKAKPAIIIDAGTATTIDLVAADGAFEGGAILPGFALSAQALQSYTALLPLVASDDVTDSRPNPLGRNTRDAIRSGLYWGGVGAVIELVRRISIELDDQPAIYLTGGAAPRLVPYVAQARHLPTFALQGMVLTSRRSAGTREESNCGD